From one Ctenopharyngodon idella isolate HZGC_01 chromosome 15, HZGC01, whole genome shotgun sequence genomic stretch:
- the postnb gene encoding periostin, osteoblast specific factor b isoform X2: protein MKLLFAATFALFVLSAFDQADSSAYDKIVAHSRIRAKKEGPNVCALQQVVGTKKKYFSTCRNWYQGAICGKKATVLYECCPGYMKLDGLRGCPAVAPIDNVYGTLGLVKAKTTQEYSALSKLRQEIEGAGSYTFFAPSNDAWDLLNPEVRNALVSNVNIELYNALHYHMVNKRLLTKDLRNGMTATSMYNDLNLLINHYSNGVVTVNCARIIHGNQVATNGVVHVIDRVITAVGNTIQDVIEVDDELSTLSTVATEAGLIEKLGQSGHFTLFAPTNNAFEKLDREVMDRLMKDKVSLQALLNYHLLNSVQCSEAIMAGTSYETLEGSNIEIGCDGDSLTVNGIKMVLKKDIVTTNGVIHLIDQVLMPDSAKQVMELVGQSQGTFSDMLTELGLSTAMRPQAEYTLLAPLNIAFNDEVMSMDQSFLKIILENHVLKDKIVLSQLYNGQRLETLAGKLLRVFVYRTAVCIENACLIRGSKEGSNGALHLMKTLITAPESTMYEVLLKNGAFKIFLSLMESAGLSDLLKVEGDFTLFAPTDEAFAGLSERDLSLLKSDVNALRTILLYHFSNGVFIGGGLETGVTNLLKTLQGSNLKVLYVNESMLVNTVKVPESDIMATNGVVHFVRTLLYPEDIPTGSQELLSLLKRIIRYIQIKYVAGYRYKEISLSGPGVIPGEIVLESAPSITKVTRVIEGQPSITKVTRVIQGQPTITKVTRVIEGDPAITKVTRVIEGPEYSVTSSSNMELYDIGEDPDSITRFIQEGTRVPGRRPGAPRRRT from the exons ATGAAGCTACTCTTTGCAGCTACTTTTGCACTCTTTGTGCTGTCTGCCTTTGACCAAGCAGACTCCTCAGCCTATGACAAGATAGTGGCCCATAGTCGTATTCGAGCAAAGAAAGAAGG ACCAAATGTGTGCGCTCTCCAGCAAGTCGTGGGGACAAAGAAGAAATACTTCAGCACTTGCCGTAATTGGTACCAAGGGGCCATCTGTGGAAAGAAAGC GACTGTGTTGTATGAGTGTTGCCCAGGTTACATGAAGCTGGATGGCTTGCGAGGCTGTCCTGCAG TTGCTCCCATTGACAACGTTTATGGCACCCTTGGCTTGGTCAAAGCGAAAACTACCCAGGAATACTCTGCTCTATCCAAGCTAAGGCAAGAGATTGAAGGTGCCGGGTCGTACACCTTCTTCGCACCCAGTAATGATGCCTGGGATCTTCTCAATCCG GAAGTGAGGAATGCTCTGGTGAGCAATGTTAATATCGAGCTGTACAATGCTCTGCATTACCACATGGTCAACAAACGTCTCCTCACCAAAGACCTCAGGAATGGAATGACCGCCACCTCCATGTACAACGACTTGAACCTGCTCATCAATCATTACTCCAATGGG GTTGTCACAGTGAACTGTGCCAGGATCATTCACGGCAACCAGGTGGCCACCAACGGAGTGGTCCACGTCATTGACCGCGTCATCACGGCTGTTGGCAACACCATTCAGGATGTGATCGAAGTGGACGATGAACTAAGCACTTTGAGT ACTGTGGCTACTGAGGCCGGTTTGATTGAGAAACTGGGTCAGTCCGGACACTTTACCCTGTTCGCCCCCACCAACAATGCCTTTGAGAAGCTGGATAGAGAGGTTATGGACAGGCTTATGAAAGACAAGGTTTCCCTCCAAG CTCTCCTCAACTACCATCTGTTGAACTCTGTTCAGTGCTCTGAGGCCATCATGGCCGGCACATCTTATGAGACCCTGGAGGGCAGCAATATTGAGATTGGCTGCGATGGCGATAGTCTCACAGTCAATGGCATAAAGATGGTACTCAAGAAGGACATTGTCACCACCAATGGAGTCATCCACCTCATCGATCAAGTCCTCATGCCCGACTCTG CCAAACAGGTTATGGAGTTGGTCGGACAATCTCAGGGCACCTTCAGTGACATGTTGACAGAGCTGGGCTTGTCTACAGCCATGAGACCCCAGGCTGAGTACACACTCCTGGCTCCACTCAACATAGCCTTCAACG ATGAGGTGATGTCCATGGACCAGAGCTTCCTGAAGATCATTCTGGAAAACCACGTCCTGAAGGACAAGATTGTGCTGAGTCAGCTGTACAATGGTCAGCGCCTGGAAACACTCGCAGGGAAACTTCTCAGAGTCTTCGTCTACCGCACA GCTGTCTGCATTGAGAATGCCTGCTTGATCCGTGGAAGCAAAGAGGGAAGTAACGGTGCCCTCCATCTCATGAAGACCCTGATTACGGCACCAGAGTCCACCATGTACGAAGTTCTGTTGAAAAACggagcattcaa AATATTTTTGTCCCTGATGGAATCAGCTGGTCTGAGTGATCTGCTCAAAGTGGAAGGAGATTTCACACTTTTTGCTCCGACAGATGAGGCTTTTGCAGGGCTCAGTGAGAGAGACTTGTCTCTTTTGAAGA GTGACGTTAACGCCCTCAGAACCATTCTGCTCTATCACTTCAGTAACGGCGTCTTCATCGGTGGAGGCTTGGAGACTGGAGTCACTAACCTCCTCAAAACTCTCCAGGGCAGCAATTTGAAGGTGTTGTAT GTAAATGAGAGCATGCTGGTCAACACTGTGAAAGTTCCCGAGTCGGATATAATGGCCACAAATGGAGTTGTTCACTTCGTCAGGACTCTTCTGTATCCTGAGG acatACCTACTGGGAGCCAGGAACTCCTTTCACTCCTGAAAAGGATCATCCGATACATCCAAATTAAG tATGTTGCTGGATACAGATACAAGGAGATCTCTCTGTCTGGAC CTGGAGTCATCCCGGGAGAAATTGTTTTGGAGAGCGCCCCGTCCATTACAAAGGTTACCCGTGTGATTGAGGGTCAACCTTCTATCACAAAGGTCACCAGGGTAATCCAAGGACAGCCTACCATAACTAAGGTTACGAGAGTTATCGAAGGGGATCCAGCTATAACCAAAGTCACCAGAGTCATTGAAG GTCCTGAATATTCAGTCACCAGCTCCTCCAATATGGAGCTTTATG ATATCGGCGAGGACCCTGATAGCATCACTAGATTCATTCAAG AGGGAACAAGAGTGCCTGGAAGAAGGCCTG GAGCACCCCGGAGGAGAACCTAG
- the postnb gene encoding periostin, osteoblast specific factor b isoform X1, producing MKLLFAATFALFVLSAFDQADSSAYDKIVAHSRIRAKKEGPNVCALQQVVGTKKKYFSTCRNWYQGAICGKKATVLYECCPGYMKLDGLRGCPAVAPIDNVYGTLGLVKAKTTQEYSALSKLRQEIEGAGSYTFFAPSNDAWDLLNPEVRNALVSNVNIELYNALHYHMVNKRLLTKDLRNGMTATSMYNDLNLLINHYSNGVVTVNCARIIHGNQVATNGVVHVIDRVITAVGNTIQDVIEVDDELSTLSTVATEAGLIEKLGQSGHFTLFAPTNNAFEKLDREVMDRLMKDKVSLQALLNYHLLNSVQCSEAIMAGTSYETLEGSNIEIGCDGDSLTVNGIKMVLKKDIVTTNGVIHLIDQVLMPDSAKQVMELVGQSQGTFSDMLTELGLSTAMRPQAEYTLLAPLNIAFNDEVMSMDQSFLKIILENHVLKDKIVLSQLYNGQRLETLAGKLLRVFVYRTAVCIENACLIRGSKEGSNGALHLMKTLITAPESTMYEVLLKNGAFKIFLSLMESAGLSDLLKVEGDFTLFAPTDEAFAGLSERDLSLLKSDVNALRTILLYHFSNGVFIGGGLETGVTNLLKTLQGSNLKVLYVNESMLVNTVKVPESDIMATNGVVHFVRTLLYPEDIPTGSQELLSLLKRIIRYIQIKYVAGYRYKEISLSGLHRFPLGGIIAGVIPGEIVLESAPSITKVTRVIEGQPSITKVTRVIQGQPTITKVTRVIEGDPAITKVTRVIEGPEYSVTSSSNMELYDIGEDPDSITRFIQEGTRVPGRRPGAPRRRT from the exons ATGAAGCTACTCTTTGCAGCTACTTTTGCACTCTTTGTGCTGTCTGCCTTTGACCAAGCAGACTCCTCAGCCTATGACAAGATAGTGGCCCATAGTCGTATTCGAGCAAAGAAAGAAGG ACCAAATGTGTGCGCTCTCCAGCAAGTCGTGGGGACAAAGAAGAAATACTTCAGCACTTGCCGTAATTGGTACCAAGGGGCCATCTGTGGAAAGAAAGC GACTGTGTTGTATGAGTGTTGCCCAGGTTACATGAAGCTGGATGGCTTGCGAGGCTGTCCTGCAG TTGCTCCCATTGACAACGTTTATGGCACCCTTGGCTTGGTCAAAGCGAAAACTACCCAGGAATACTCTGCTCTATCCAAGCTAAGGCAAGAGATTGAAGGTGCCGGGTCGTACACCTTCTTCGCACCCAGTAATGATGCCTGGGATCTTCTCAATCCG GAAGTGAGGAATGCTCTGGTGAGCAATGTTAATATCGAGCTGTACAATGCTCTGCATTACCACATGGTCAACAAACGTCTCCTCACCAAAGACCTCAGGAATGGAATGACCGCCACCTCCATGTACAACGACTTGAACCTGCTCATCAATCATTACTCCAATGGG GTTGTCACAGTGAACTGTGCCAGGATCATTCACGGCAACCAGGTGGCCACCAACGGAGTGGTCCACGTCATTGACCGCGTCATCACGGCTGTTGGCAACACCATTCAGGATGTGATCGAAGTGGACGATGAACTAAGCACTTTGAGT ACTGTGGCTACTGAGGCCGGTTTGATTGAGAAACTGGGTCAGTCCGGACACTTTACCCTGTTCGCCCCCACCAACAATGCCTTTGAGAAGCTGGATAGAGAGGTTATGGACAGGCTTATGAAAGACAAGGTTTCCCTCCAAG CTCTCCTCAACTACCATCTGTTGAACTCTGTTCAGTGCTCTGAGGCCATCATGGCCGGCACATCTTATGAGACCCTGGAGGGCAGCAATATTGAGATTGGCTGCGATGGCGATAGTCTCACAGTCAATGGCATAAAGATGGTACTCAAGAAGGACATTGTCACCACCAATGGAGTCATCCACCTCATCGATCAAGTCCTCATGCCCGACTCTG CCAAACAGGTTATGGAGTTGGTCGGACAATCTCAGGGCACCTTCAGTGACATGTTGACAGAGCTGGGCTTGTCTACAGCCATGAGACCCCAGGCTGAGTACACACTCCTGGCTCCACTCAACATAGCCTTCAACG ATGAGGTGATGTCCATGGACCAGAGCTTCCTGAAGATCATTCTGGAAAACCACGTCCTGAAGGACAAGATTGTGCTGAGTCAGCTGTACAATGGTCAGCGCCTGGAAACACTCGCAGGGAAACTTCTCAGAGTCTTCGTCTACCGCACA GCTGTCTGCATTGAGAATGCCTGCTTGATCCGTGGAAGCAAAGAGGGAAGTAACGGTGCCCTCCATCTCATGAAGACCCTGATTACGGCACCAGAGTCCACCATGTACGAAGTTCTGTTGAAAAACggagcattcaa AATATTTTTGTCCCTGATGGAATCAGCTGGTCTGAGTGATCTGCTCAAAGTGGAAGGAGATTTCACACTTTTTGCTCCGACAGATGAGGCTTTTGCAGGGCTCAGTGAGAGAGACTTGTCTCTTTTGAAGA GTGACGTTAACGCCCTCAGAACCATTCTGCTCTATCACTTCAGTAACGGCGTCTTCATCGGTGGAGGCTTGGAGACTGGAGTCACTAACCTCCTCAAAACTCTCCAGGGCAGCAATTTGAAGGTGTTGTAT GTAAATGAGAGCATGCTGGTCAACACTGTGAAAGTTCCCGAGTCGGATATAATGGCCACAAATGGAGTTGTTCACTTCGTCAGGACTCTTCTGTATCCTGAGG acatACCTACTGGGAGCCAGGAACTCCTTTCACTCCTGAAAAGGATCATCCGATACATCCAAATTAAG tATGTTGCTGGATACAGATACAAGGAGATCTCTCTGTCTGGAC ttCACCGTTTTCCTCTAGGAGGAATCATAG CTGGAGTCATCCCGGGAGAAATTGTTTTGGAGAGCGCCCCGTCCATTACAAAGGTTACCCGTGTGATTGAGGGTCAACCTTCTATCACAAAGGTCACCAGGGTAATCCAAGGACAGCCTACCATAACTAAGGTTACGAGAGTTATCGAAGGGGATCCAGCTATAACCAAAGTCACCAGAGTCATTGAAG GTCCTGAATATTCAGTCACCAGCTCCTCCAATATGGAGCTTTATG ATATCGGCGAGGACCCTGATAGCATCACTAGATTCATTCAAG AGGGAACAAGAGTGCCTGGAAGAAGGCCTG GAGCACCCCGGAGGAGAACCTAG
- the postnb gene encoding periostin, osteoblast specific factor b isoform X3 produces the protein MKLLFAATFALFVLSAFDQADSSAYDKIVAHSRIRAKKEGPNVCALQQVVGTKKKYFSTCRNWYQGAICGKKATVLYECCPGYMKLDGLRGCPAVAPIDNVYGTLGLVKAKTTQEYSALSKLRQEIEGAGSYTFFAPSNDAWDLLNPEVRNALVSNVNIELYNALHYHMVNKRLLTKDLRNGMTATSMYNDLNLLINHYSNGVVTVNCARIIHGNQVATNGVVHVIDRVITAVGNTIQDVIEVDDELSTLSTVATEAGLIEKLGQSGHFTLFAPTNNAFEKLDREVMDRLMKDKVSLQALLNYHLLNSVQCSEAIMAGTSYETLEGSNIEIGCDGDSLTVNGIKMVLKKDIVTTNGVIHLIDQVLMPDSAKQVMELVGQSQGTFSDMLTELGLSTAMRPQAEYTLLAPLNIAFNDEVMSMDQSFLKIILENHVLKDKIVLSQLYNGQRLETLAGKLLRVFVYRTAVCIENACLIRGSKEGSNGALHLMKTLITAPESTMYEVLLKNGAFKIFLSLMESAGLSDLLKVEGDFTLFAPTDEAFAGLSERDLSLLKSDVNALRTILLYHFSNGVFIGGGLETGVTNLLKTLQGSNLKVLYVNESMLVNTVKVPESDIMATNGVVHFVRTLLYPEDIPTGSQELLSLLKRIIRYIQIKYVAGYRYKEISLSGLHRFPLGGIIAGVIPGEIVLESAPSITKVTRVIEGQPSITKVTRVIQGQPTITKVTRVIEGDPAITKVTRVIEDIGEDPDSITRFIQEGTRVPGRRPGAPRRRT, from the exons ATGAAGCTACTCTTTGCAGCTACTTTTGCACTCTTTGTGCTGTCTGCCTTTGACCAAGCAGACTCCTCAGCCTATGACAAGATAGTGGCCCATAGTCGTATTCGAGCAAAGAAAGAAGG ACCAAATGTGTGCGCTCTCCAGCAAGTCGTGGGGACAAAGAAGAAATACTTCAGCACTTGCCGTAATTGGTACCAAGGGGCCATCTGTGGAAAGAAAGC GACTGTGTTGTATGAGTGTTGCCCAGGTTACATGAAGCTGGATGGCTTGCGAGGCTGTCCTGCAG TTGCTCCCATTGACAACGTTTATGGCACCCTTGGCTTGGTCAAAGCGAAAACTACCCAGGAATACTCTGCTCTATCCAAGCTAAGGCAAGAGATTGAAGGTGCCGGGTCGTACACCTTCTTCGCACCCAGTAATGATGCCTGGGATCTTCTCAATCCG GAAGTGAGGAATGCTCTGGTGAGCAATGTTAATATCGAGCTGTACAATGCTCTGCATTACCACATGGTCAACAAACGTCTCCTCACCAAAGACCTCAGGAATGGAATGACCGCCACCTCCATGTACAACGACTTGAACCTGCTCATCAATCATTACTCCAATGGG GTTGTCACAGTGAACTGTGCCAGGATCATTCACGGCAACCAGGTGGCCACCAACGGAGTGGTCCACGTCATTGACCGCGTCATCACGGCTGTTGGCAACACCATTCAGGATGTGATCGAAGTGGACGATGAACTAAGCACTTTGAGT ACTGTGGCTACTGAGGCCGGTTTGATTGAGAAACTGGGTCAGTCCGGACACTTTACCCTGTTCGCCCCCACCAACAATGCCTTTGAGAAGCTGGATAGAGAGGTTATGGACAGGCTTATGAAAGACAAGGTTTCCCTCCAAG CTCTCCTCAACTACCATCTGTTGAACTCTGTTCAGTGCTCTGAGGCCATCATGGCCGGCACATCTTATGAGACCCTGGAGGGCAGCAATATTGAGATTGGCTGCGATGGCGATAGTCTCACAGTCAATGGCATAAAGATGGTACTCAAGAAGGACATTGTCACCACCAATGGAGTCATCCACCTCATCGATCAAGTCCTCATGCCCGACTCTG CCAAACAGGTTATGGAGTTGGTCGGACAATCTCAGGGCACCTTCAGTGACATGTTGACAGAGCTGGGCTTGTCTACAGCCATGAGACCCCAGGCTGAGTACACACTCCTGGCTCCACTCAACATAGCCTTCAACG ATGAGGTGATGTCCATGGACCAGAGCTTCCTGAAGATCATTCTGGAAAACCACGTCCTGAAGGACAAGATTGTGCTGAGTCAGCTGTACAATGGTCAGCGCCTGGAAACACTCGCAGGGAAACTTCTCAGAGTCTTCGTCTACCGCACA GCTGTCTGCATTGAGAATGCCTGCTTGATCCGTGGAAGCAAAGAGGGAAGTAACGGTGCCCTCCATCTCATGAAGACCCTGATTACGGCACCAGAGTCCACCATGTACGAAGTTCTGTTGAAAAACggagcattcaa AATATTTTTGTCCCTGATGGAATCAGCTGGTCTGAGTGATCTGCTCAAAGTGGAAGGAGATTTCACACTTTTTGCTCCGACAGATGAGGCTTTTGCAGGGCTCAGTGAGAGAGACTTGTCTCTTTTGAAGA GTGACGTTAACGCCCTCAGAACCATTCTGCTCTATCACTTCAGTAACGGCGTCTTCATCGGTGGAGGCTTGGAGACTGGAGTCACTAACCTCCTCAAAACTCTCCAGGGCAGCAATTTGAAGGTGTTGTAT GTAAATGAGAGCATGCTGGTCAACACTGTGAAAGTTCCCGAGTCGGATATAATGGCCACAAATGGAGTTGTTCACTTCGTCAGGACTCTTCTGTATCCTGAGG acatACCTACTGGGAGCCAGGAACTCCTTTCACTCCTGAAAAGGATCATCCGATACATCCAAATTAAG tATGTTGCTGGATACAGATACAAGGAGATCTCTCTGTCTGGAC ttCACCGTTTTCCTCTAGGAGGAATCATAG CTGGAGTCATCCCGGGAGAAATTGTTTTGGAGAGCGCCCCGTCCATTACAAAGGTTACCCGTGTGATTGAGGGTCAACCTTCTATCACAAAGGTCACCAGGGTAATCCAAGGACAGCCTACCATAACTAAGGTTACGAGAGTTATCGAAGGGGATCCAGCTATAACCAAAGTCACCAGAGTCATTGAAG ATATCGGCGAGGACCCTGATAGCATCACTAGATTCATTCAAG AGGGAACAAGAGTGCCTGGAAGAAGGCCTG GAGCACCCCGGAGGAGAACCTAG